One genomic window of Anaerofustis stercorihominis DSM 17244 includes the following:
- a CDS encoding cupin domain-containing protein, which produces MDDIIFKSEEINVREHEHVSKNTGNVMYEQYLLNDEDTKMMIKQILYPKGTITPWHTHDCAHGMYVLEGVLHTNLGDFDKGSFVWFKEGSKAFHGGKDEDVEVLFITNKEFNIHYI; this is translated from the coding sequence ATGGACGATATTATTTTTAAAAGTGAAGAAATAAATGTCAGAGAGCATGAGCATGTAAGCAAGAACACCGGCAATGTGATGTACGAGCAGTATCTTTTAAACGACGAAGATACAAAAATGATGATAAAACAGATACTTTATCCCAAGGGAACCATCACTCCGTGGCATACACATGACTGCGCTCATGGTATGTACGTGCTTGAAGGGGTGCTTCACACCAATTTAGGAGATTTTGACAAGGGGAGTTTCGTATGGTTCAAAGAAGGTTCCAAAGCGTTTCATGGAGGAAAAGATGAAGATGTAGAGGTACTATTCATAACTAATAAAGAATTCAATATACATTATATTTAA